In Nicotiana tabacum cultivar K326 chromosome 19, ASM71507v2, whole genome shotgun sequence, one DNA window encodes the following:
- the LOC107790202 gene encoding putative glutamate carboxypeptidase AMP1 has product MPQSCSPYASKMPLFISKQTFSFLFILFILAFFTTLHHYYSHHQNSPNKSSKNTLFFLNTFLSSATNYTLATYLRHLTLHPHLAGTTLSLHTALYVKSHFESLNLQTHVTNYSVLLSYPLFSSVTLHFPNGSVLSLTLSEPGSSQNGVIKPYHAYSPSGSAYGKPVFLNYGREKDYVALGAQGVKIEGCVGLVRRGGGLSRNEVVGKAAARGVTAVLMFTDSESEFAGGVERGTVMSGLGDPLSPGWGAGGGGEKLRFDDPRVMKRFPSIPSLPISMVSAESILKSLEGADMPYEWRKSMKCSSSVRVGPGPFMVNFTYEGERKMATIHNVFAVIRGSEEPDRFVLLGNHRDAWTYGAVDPNSGTAALLDIARRYALLMRLGWNPRRTIILCSWDAEEFGMIGSTEWVEQNLVNLGSKSVAYLNVDCAVQGPGFFPSTTPQLDDLLTEITKKVNDPDSEGMTLYERWTAANRDIRIQRLSGVDSDFAPFLHHAGVPSVDLYYGKDFPVYHTAFDSYNWMVNCGDPFFQRHVAVTGVWGLLALRLADDLILPFNYFTYAAQLQDYTHILSDLLEGGISLHPITAAIQELAAAAVETLEEAKKLKDEEATDEHAELKQRMLNDRLMLAERGFLDAEGLQGKPWFKHMVYGPRNDGESELDFFPGIANAISRSSGLISEEHNASIQHEIWRTARAIQRAAHALKGELT; this is encoded by the exons atgccTCAATCATGCTCTCCGTATGCTTCCAAAATGCCATTATTTATCTCAAAACAGACCTTTAGTTTCCTCTTCATTCTTTTTATTCTTGCTTTCTTCACCACCCTCCACCATTACTACTCCCATCACCAAAACTCCCCAAATAAAAGTTCCAAAAACACCCTTTTCTTCCTCAACACTTTCCTCTCTTCCGCCACAAACTACACACTCGCCACCTACCTCCGCCACCTCACCCTCCACCCCCACCTCGCTGGCACCACCCTCTCCCTTCACACAGCACTTTATGTCAAATCCCATTTCGAATCCTTAAACCTTCAAACCCACGTCACTAACTATTCCGTTCTCCTTTCCTACCCTTTGTTCTCTTCAGTTACTCTCCATTTTCCCAACGGTTCGGTTCTTTCTTTAACGTTGTCCGAACCGGGTTCGTCTCAAAACGGCGTTATAAAACCGTATCACGCGTATTCGCCATCTGGATCGGCGTACGGCAAGCCGGTTTTCTTGAATTACGGAAGGGAAAAGGACTATGTTGCGCTCGGTGCGCAGGGGGTGAAGATTGAGGGATGTGTTGGGTTAGTGAGGAGGGGTGGTGGGTTGTCGAGGAATGAGGTAGTGGGGAAGGCGGCGGCGCGTGGGGTGACGGCAGTGCTGATGTTTACTGATAGTGAAAGTGAGTTTGCAGGTGGGGTTGAGAGAGGGACAGTGATGAGTGGGTTAGGGGACCCACTAAGTCCTGGATGGGGGGCTGGGGGTGGGGGTGAGAAGTTGAGATTCGATGATCCACGGGTGATGAAAAGGTTTCCGAGTATACCTTCATTGCCTATATCAATGGTGTCAGCTGAGAGTATATTGAAGTCACTTGAGGGAGCTGACATGCCTTATGAATGGAGGAAGAGTATGAAATGTAGTTCAAGTGTAAGAGTTGGGCCCGGCCCGTTTATGGTCAACTTTACGTACGAG GGGGAGAGAAAGATGGCAACAATTCATAATGTTTTTGCTGTCATAAGGGGATCAGAAGAGCCGGATCGTTTTGTACTTCTCGGGAACCATAGAGATGCATGGACTTACGGAGCAGTTGACCCCAATAGTGGAACTGCTGCCCTGCTTGACATTGCTCGTCGATATGCTCTTCTCATGCGTTTGGGTTGGAACCCTCGAAGAACAATCATTCTTTGCAGTTGGGATGCAGAAGAGTTTGGGATG ATTGGATCAACTGAGTGGGTTGAGCAGAATCTTGTCAACCTTGGATCTAAATCTGTGGCCTATCTAAATGTGGATTGTGCAGTTCAAGGCCCTGGGTTTTTTCCCAGTACAACCCCTCAGTTAGACGATCTGCTTACTGAGATCACCAAGAAG GTTAATGACCCTGACTCAGAGGGCATGACTCTTTATGAAAGATGGACAGCTGCTAATAGAGATATCAGG ATTCAGCGGCTTAGTGGAGTAGATTCAGATTTTGCCCCATTTTTGCACCATGCAGGTGTTCCTTCTGTTGATTTGTACTATGGAAAAG ATTTTCCGGTATATCACACAGCATTTGATTCCTATAACTGGATGGTGAACTGTGGAGATCCGTTCTTTCAGCGGCATGTGGCAG TGACAGGAGTTTGGGGTCTTCTTGCACTTCGCCTGGCTGACGATCTGATTTTACCTTTTAATTATTTCACATATGCTGCTCAGCTGCAG GACTATACCCATATTCTGAGTGACTTATTGGAAGGAGGCATCTCTTTGCATCCTATTACTGCTGCCATTCAAGAACTTGCTGCTGCAGCTGTAGAAACTCTGGAAGAAGCAAAG AAACTGAAAGATGAAGAAGCCACAGACGAGCACGCTGAATTGAAGCAACGGATGTTAAATGATCGACTCATGCTTGCTGAGAGGGGCTTTTTGGATGCCGAAGGGCTTCAGGGAAAACCATGGTTCAAGCATATG